The [Eubacterium] eligens ATCC 27750 genome segment AGGACATATGAATGGAGAATTTGCAAAAGAATATTCAGAATTTCTTGGCAAAGTTATTAAAGAACATAAACAGGGAACTAAAGATATTAATAGATATTTCTACAGTTCATATCAGGAAATGTATGATACTGATGCAGGGCTGTACGGGGTAGTGGAGAAATAAAATGTCATTTACAACAGCGTTATTTTGGTTTTTTATATTAATCGGAGTAGTTATATATTATGTACTTCCATCTAAAGTAAGATGGATGTGGTTACTTGTGTTAAGTTATCTGTATTATTTTTCATTTAATGTGAAGAATAGTCTTTTCATGGTTGCAGCATCGCTTGTTATATATCTCGCGGCGTTAGCAATGGAATACATACAGGATAAGTCAGATGCATATCTGAAAGAACACAAGGCAGAGATTGACAGGGAACAGAAGAAGAAACTTAAGAATTCTGTTAAGCATAAGAAGAGAATAATACTTGTAATAGCAATGCTTATTAATTTCGGAGTACTTGCAGTATTAAAATATGGTGGTTTTATCACAGGCAATATTACAGCAGTTCTTAATAAGATAGGAATTGATAAGACTGTGTATGCATTAAGCAATTATGTGATGCCACTTGGTTTATCATTCTTTACATTCCAGTCAATATCTTATGTTATTGATATATATCAGGGGAAATACAGAGCAGAAAGGAATCCATTCAGGATATGTCTTTTTGTATCGTTCTTCCCTCAGATTATGCAGGGACCTATTGGAAGATTTGATAAGCTGCAGAAAACACTTTTTGCAGGTAATGCATTTAATCTTCAGAATATACAGTTTGGTATTCAGAGAATATTCTGGGGACTGTTCAAGAAGATGATTCTTGCAGACAGGGCTGGAGTATTTGTAGCAATGATATTCAACAAGCCTGATGAATACGGTGGAGCAATGGCAATAATAGCGGTGCTTATGTATTCAATCCAGTTATATGCGGATTTTTCAGGTGGTATTGATATAGTAATCGGTGTTGCGCAGCTTTTTGGTGTAACTATGGATGAGAACTTCAGACAGCCATATTTTAGTAAATCAATCGGAGAGTTCTGGAGAAGATGGCATATTACACTAGGTACATGGATGAAGGATTATGTCTTCTATCCATTCTGCTTGTCAAAGGCTATGAACAAGTTCGGAAAGTGGGGCAAGAAGCATCTTGGTGAGCATGTTGGCAAGACGCTTCCTATATGTCTTTCTAATCTTCTGATATTTTTTATAGTTGGTATATGGCATGGAGCAGAATGGCGTTATATCATGTATGGTATGTATAATGGAGTAATAATAGCATTCAGTAACCTTGTAGAGCCACTTTATAAAAAATGCTTACATGCATGTCATATTAACCCACATAAGAAGTGGTGGCAGTGTGTGCAGATATTAAGAACATTTATACTTGTTAATATCGGATGGGTATTCGATTGCAGTGCAGCAGGTATGGGTTCTGCAGTCAGAATGATAAAACGAATGATTACAGACTTAAGATTTGACCAGCTTAACGCTGTAATGTTCAAGAGTATTGGTTTAAAGTC includes the following:
- a CDS encoding MBOAT family O-acyltransferase translates to MSFTTALFWFFILIGVVIYYVLPSKVRWMWLLVLSYLYYFSFNVKNSLFMVAASLVIYLAALAMEYIQDKSDAYLKEHKAEIDREQKKKLKNSVKHKKRIILVIAMLINFGVLAVLKYGGFITGNITAVLNKIGIDKTVYALSNYVMPLGLSFFTFQSISYVIDIYQGKYRAERNPFRICLFVSFFPQIMQGPIGRFDKLQKTLFAGNAFNLQNIQFGIQRIFWGLFKKMILADRAGVFVAMIFNKPDEYGGAMAIIAVLMYSIQLYADFSGGIDIVIGVAQLFGVTMDENFRQPYFSKSIGEFWRRWHITLGTWMKDYVFYPFCLSKAMNKFGKWGKKHLGEHVGKTLPICLSNLLIFFIVGIWHGAEWRYIMYGMYNGVIIAFSNLVEPLYKKCLHACHINPHKKWWQCVQILRTFILVNIGWVFDCSAAGMGSAVRMIKRMITDLRFDQLNAVMFKSIGLKSADYIILAIGCVVVLIISILKERGVQIRAAVAAKPIAVRWLIYYGLIVAIFVLGYASDAGSGFLYANF